The sequence below is a genomic window from Rhizobium sp. NXC14.
TCAATCCCTGGCGTGCGTCGGGCTCCAACCAGCAACTCGTTCCCGGCGGCTCCTCCGGCGGCTCGGCCGCTGCAGTTGCCGCCCATCTTTGCGCCGGCGCCACCGCGACCGATACCGGCGGCTCAATCCGCCAGCCGGCCGCCTTCACCGGCACCGTCGGCATCAAGCCGACCTATGGCCGCTGCTCGCGCTGGGGCACCGTCGCCTTTGCCTCCTCGCTCGACCAGGCAGGTCCGATCGCCCGTGATGTGCGCGATGCCGCTATCCTGCTGAAGTCGATGGCAAGCGTCGACGCCAAGGACACCACGTCTGTTGATCTGCCGGTGCCCGATTATGAGGCCGTCCTCGGCCAGTCGCTGAAGGGCATGAAGATCGGCATTCCGAATGAATACCGCGTCGACGGCATGCCTGAGGAGATTGAGACCCTCTGGCGCCAGGGCATTGCCTGGCTGAAAGATGCCGGCGCCGAAATCGTCGATATCTCCCTGCCGCACACCAAATACGCACTTCCGGCCTATTACATCGTCGCGCCTGCCGAGGCGTCCTCGAACCTCGCGCGATACGATGGCGTGCGCTACGGCCTGCGCGTCGACGGCAAGGATATTGTCGATATGTACGAGAAGACGCGCGCCGCCGGCTTCGGCCAGGAAGTCAAGCGCCGCATCATGATCGGCACCTACGTGCTGTCGGCCGGCTACTACGACGCCTATTACATCCGCGCCCAGAAGGTCCGCACGCTGATCAAGCGCGATTTCGAACTGGCGTTCGATGCCGGCGTCGACGCCATCCTCACCCCGGCAACGCCGTCCTCCGCCTTCGGCGTCGCCGACGAAAACCTCGCGGCCGATCCGGTGAAGATGTACCTGAACGACATCTTCACGGTGACGGTCAACATGGCGGGCCTGCCCGGCATTGCCGTGCCTGCCGGCCTCGACCATAAGGGCCTGCCGCTCGGCCTGCAGCTGATCGGCAAGGCCTTCGACGAGGAAACCCTTTTCAAGACCGCCTACGTCATCGAACAGGCCGCCGGTAAATTTACGCCGGCCAAGTGGTGGTAACGGGTCTCACGATCCGAAAGATGACGTCCGCCGACCGCGAAACGGTCGGCGCCGTCGGCTTCGCCGCATGGGCCGCAGCCGATGCCTTCGACGAGAGTTATCGCGACCCCGCTGTGATTGCTAAAATCAGGCAAGAGTTCACTGTTTTTCCGCGAGAGACAAAAGGTGAGATCTTCGTGGCCGCGCTCGACGCGGAGATCGTCGGCTGGGG
It includes:
- the gatA gene encoding Asp-tRNA(Asn)/Glu-tRNA(Gln) amidotransferase subunit GatA yields the protein MSELTSLTIAEAREKLRAKEITALELTEAYIAAIDAANDRLNAYVKVTPDLARLMARKSDERIAAGTAGELEGIPLGIKDLFATVGVHTQACSHILDRFEPRYESTVTQNLWDDGAVMLGKLNMDEFAMGSSNETSYYGPVINPWRASGSNQQLVPGGSSGGSAAAVAAHLCAGATATDTGGSIRQPAAFTGTVGIKPTYGRCSRWGTVAFASSLDQAGPIARDVRDAAILLKSMASVDAKDTTSVDLPVPDYEAVLGQSLKGMKIGIPNEYRVDGMPEEIETLWRQGIAWLKDAGAEIVDISLPHTKYALPAYYIVAPAEASSNLARYDGVRYGLRVDGKDIVDMYEKTRAAGFGQEVKRRIMIGTYVLSAGYYDAYYIRAQKVRTLIKRDFELAFDAGVDAILTPATPSSAFGVADENLAADPVKMYLNDIFTVTVNMAGLPGIAVPAGLDHKGLPLGLQLIGKAFDEETLFKTAYVIEQAAGKFTPAKWW